The following proteins come from a genomic window of Plectropomus leopardus isolate mb chromosome 11, YSFRI_Pleo_2.0, whole genome shotgun sequence:
- the lrrc4ca gene encoding leucine rich repeat containing 4C, genome duplicate a yields the protein MLNKMTSSQQQQMMRGPRWNRALSDPLFVLLLALQLLVVAGLVRAQTCPSVCSCSNQFSKVICTRRGLRDVPDGISTNTRYLNLQENLIQVIKVDSFKHLRHLEILQLSKNHIRKIELGAFNGLASLNTLELFDNRLTTIPNGAFEYLSKLKELWLRNNPIESIPSYAFNRVPSLRRLDLGELKRLSYISEGAFEGLSNLRYLNLGMCNLKEIPNLIPLVKLDELEMSGNQLTVIRPGSFKGLIHLQKLWMMHAQIQTIERNSFDDLQSLVELNLAHNNLTLLPHDLFTPLHHLERVHLHHNPWNCNCDILWLSWWLKEMVPANTSCCARCSSPTHHKGRYIGELDQNYFHCYAPVIVEPPADLNVTEGSAAELKCRASSLTSVSWITPNGSIMTHGAYKVRISVLNDGTLNFTNVTMQDTGTYTCMVSNSAGNTTASATLNVSSTENSSFSYFTTVTVETIETPHNEGFTTAVQQKVGPTPSAGTWESVSPTSTTTTTVRTPVSTRATEKTYTIPVTELGGEGSLNGLDEVMKTTKIIIGCFVAITLMAAVMLIIFYKMRKQHHQQNHHAPTRTIEIINVDEDCVTGGPGMEGHLTLPPLEHEHLNHYNTYKTAYNHASTINSIHSSAHEPLLIRASSKDNVQETQI from the coding sequence ATGTTAAACAAGATGACCtcctctcagcagcagcagatgatgCGAGGTCCTAGGTGGAACCGGGCCTTGTCCGACCCTTTGTTTGTGCTGCTTCTGGCCCTCCAGCTGCTGGTGGTGGCAGGGCTGGTACGTGCTCAGACGTGCCCCTCTGTCTGCTCCTGTAGTAACCAGTTCAGCAAAGTCATCTGCACACGACGAGGCCTGCGGGATGTCCCTGACGGCATCTCAACCAACACGCGCTACCTGAATCTGCAAGAAAATCTCATCCAGGTCATAAAGGTGGACAGCTTCAAGCACCTGAGACATCTGGAGATCCTGCAGCTAAGCAAAAACCACATACGCAAAATTGAGCTTGGGGCCTTCAATGGACTGGCCAGCCTCAATACCTTGGAGCTTTTTGATAACCGCCTCACCACTATCCCAAACGGGGCTTTCGAATACCTGTCCAAACTAAAGGAGCTTTGGCTGAGGAATAATCCCATAGAGAGCATTCCCTCCTATGCTTTCAACAGAGTGCCCTCATTACGGCGGTTGGACCTTGGAGAGCTCAAACGGCTCTCCTACATATCTGAGGGGGCTTTTGAAGGGCTGAGCAATCTACGCTACTTAAATCTGGGAATGTGCAATCTGAAGGAAATTCCCAACCTTATTCCCCTGGTGAAGCTGGATGAACTGGAGATGTCGGGGAACCAGCTAACAGTCATCCGACCTGGCTCTTTTAAAGGGCTCATCCATTTGCAGAAGCTATGGATGATGCATGCCCAAATCCAGACCATAGAGAGGAACTCTTTTGACGACTTGCAGTCACTAGTGGAGCTCAATCTAGCCCATAACAACCTTACCCTCTTGCCCCATGATCTCTTCACTCCTTTGCATCACCTGGAGAGGGTGCACTTGCACCACAACCCGTGGAATTGTAACTGTGACATCCTGTGGCTAAGCTGGTGGCTAAAGGAGATGGTACCAGCAAACACCAGCTGCTGTGCCCGCTGCAGCTCACCAACCCACCACAAGGGACGATACATTGGCGAGCTGGACCAGAACTACTTTCACTGTTATGCTCCTGTTATTGTGGAGCCTCCCGCAGACCTAAATGTGACAGAGGGAAGTGCTGCAGAGTTGAAATGCAGAGCCAGCTCCTTGACCTCGGTAAGCTGGATTACACCCAATGGTTCCATCATGACACACGGTGCTTACAAGGTCAGAATCTCTGTGCTGAATGATGGCACTCTGAACTTCACTAATGTTACCATGCAGGACACAGGCACATACACATGTATGGTCAGTAATTCTGCaggtaacacaacagcatctgccACTCTCAATGTGTCCTCTACGGAGAACAGCAGCTTCAGCTACTTCACCACAGTGACTGTGGAAACCATAGAAACGCCGCATAATGAAGGCTTCACCACCGCCGTGCAACAGAAGGTGGGCCCCACCCCATCTGCTGGTACGTGGGAGTCTGTTTCACCCACGTCTACAACTACCACCACAGTCCGGACCCCGGTCTCCACCCGCGCAACAGAGAAGACTTACACAATCCCCGTCACGGAGCTAGGTGGGGAGGGCTCGCTGAACGGCTTGGACGAGGTAATGAAGACGACCAAGATCATCATTGGCTGCTTTGTTGCAATCACACTCATGGCAGCAGTTATGCTGATCATCTTCTACAAGATGCGCAAGCAGCACCACCAGCAGAACCACCACGCACCCACACGCACCATTGAGATCATCAATGTGGACGAGGACTGTGTAACAGGAGGCCCGGGCATGGAGGGCCACCTG